The candidate division WOR-3 bacterium genome includes a region encoding these proteins:
- a CDS encoding PorV/PorQ family protein produces the protein MQKLKQNSFYWSWIGLVLFVLLGNCSLATHYAGDFQSFGASARALGLGGAYVACVNDASAIYYNPSCGVLLDSRQILFLHSKIFSGIIQHNFLSFIASQSRNQAFGGAVLFNRIPDIKITKLPDANQPPSEYNRPEIDRTINAADWTFYLNYARMIINNFHLGTNFKFFYRNLGIGTGWGIGLDFGATRLLPQEWQLGLRITDITHSLIFWNNKTREIIVPHLAFGFSKTFNLNNSNILLSSELEGDMDKLNFNTNLGAEYVYKNTLAFRLGFYHQNFTVGLGLNYKKIFVDYAYVKEYYQEDLGASQKFSGGIRF, from the coding sequence GTGCAAAAATTAAAACAAAACTCTTTTTACTGGTCATGGATTGGTTTAGTACTTTTTGTGCTACTTGGTAATTGTAGTTTGGCAACTCATTATGCTGGTGATTTTCAGTCATTTGGTGCTTCAGCCCGGGCTTTAGGGTTAGGCGGTGCTTATGTGGCGTGTGTTAACGATGCTTCGGCAATTTATTACAATCCATCCTGCGGCGTTTTGTTAGATTCGCGACAAATTCTTTTTCTCCATTCAAAGATTTTCAGCGGAATTATCCAACATAATTTTCTCTCATTTATTGCTTCTCAGTCTCGTAATCAAGCATTTGGTGGAGCAGTTTTGTTTAACCGAATCCCTGACATTAAAATCACGAAGTTACCAGATGCTAATCAACCACCCAGTGAATACAATCGACCAGAGATTGACCGGACAATTAATGCTGCAGATTGGACATTCTATCTTAATTATGCTCGGATGATAATTAATAACTTTCATCTGGGAACGAATTTTAAGTTCTTTTATCGCAACTTAGGAATTGGGACAGGTTGGGGAATTGGATTAGACTTCGGGGCGACGAGACTTTTACCGCAAGAATGGCAATTAGGATTACGCATCACAGATATAACGCATTCACTGATATTCTGGAATAATAAGACTCGCGAAATAATCGTTCCTCATTTAGCATTTGGTTTCAGTAAGACTTTTAACTTAAATAATTCCAACATATTACTGAGTTCGGAATTAGAAGGCGATATGGATAAACTCAATTTTAATACTAATCTGGGTGCGGAATATGTCTATAAAAATACTTTGGCATTTCGCCTGGGATTTTATCACCAAAACTTCACAGTCGGTTTAGGCCTGAATTATAAGAAGATTTTTGTTGATTACGCTTATGTTAAAGAATATTATCAAGAAGATTTGGGCGCAAGTCAAAAATTCAGTGGAGGTATTAGATTCTAA
- a CDS encoding peptidyl-prolyl cis-trans isomerase → MKHLLIAIMLILSFVTYSFSAKQTTKLDEIYILYGKGDFYTAERNLLTYYANTSNQQLQYQYALELGDLYFDKLNQLTKAESIYLSIIEKFPKHKGLGDIYYRLGLVYEKQNRYLESAQMYEQVAIKYRKSTYAQDALDAIERCFKKNYQEIVAKIDGYPITRVEFDERVSRNPGRYEKFEDKEQLLNEMIDEHLLYLKALNNGLDQAQDFVKRMSDFRNGAIFQLWYQNEIVNKIVIKESDKKAFYKKHRSEFITPEQVRAREILVQTKSQADSIYMMLTTQKLPFDSVAQEISLSPTKSNGGDLGYFRRNTYPKEIDDFAFKAKIGEISQPIYSETKAGYVILKIEDKKPQKIRTYKEVSAEIEGRLRSQKLDETYRNFTENLKKNHQIIIDEQAIKDNRDTFALIDDKPILKQDIDEQIAKIPPFYRSDFETPEGKRRMLDQLILERALLTYFEKQKFWLRNNVFAPVEETKRSMLIRDVRKQEVTDKIIVTDQELKDDYKKTIKDYQVPKQVRAREITVKDETTAIRLRKLIIDNKASFDSIARNFSIAPTKWNGGDMGFFSQGTKPKEIENVAFKLSPGRISQPIKINDTTYTIIKVEEVKSAYTRPFEEVKQKIERKLRQQKEDFTYRNFIAELRKNYTIERFLVEEPIEKEEK, encoded by the coding sequence ATGAAGCATCTCTTAATAGCAATTATGCTTATATTATCTTTTGTTACATATAGTTTTAGCGCAAAACAAACAACTAAACTTGACGAAATCTATATCTTATACGGTAAAGGCGACTTTTATACTGCTGAACGAAATCTATTAACCTATTACGCTAATACTTCAAATCAGCAACTTCAGTATCAGTATGCTTTAGAATTAGGTGACCTTTATTTTGATAAACTTAACCAACTAACCAAAGCCGAAAGTATTTACTTATCAATCATTGAGAAGTTTCCAAAACACAAAGGGTTGGGTGATATTTATTATCGGCTGGGTTTGGTTTACGAAAAGCAAAATCGCTATTTAGAATCAGCGCAGATGTATGAACAAGTTGCCATTAAATACCGAAAATCAACTTATGCCCAGGACGCCTTAGATGCCATTGAGCGGTGTTTTAAGAAAAATTATCAAGAAATAGTTGCCAAAATCGATGGCTATCCGATTACTCGAGTGGAATTTGATGAACGGGTTAGCCGAAATCCCGGTCGTTATGAAAAATTTGAAGATAAAGAACAATTGCTTAACGAGATGATTGATGAGCATCTGTTGTATCTTAAAGCGCTTAATAATGGATTAGACCAGGCACAAGATTTCGTGAAACGGATGTCAGATTTTCGAAATGGAGCAATCTTTCAGTTATGGTATCAGAATGAGATTGTTAATAAAATTGTAATTAAAGAAAGTGACAAAAAAGCATTTTATAAAAAACATCGGTCTGAATTTATTACTCCAGAACAAGTTCGAGCGCGGGAAATATTAGTTCAGACCAAAAGCCAAGCCGATTCTATTTACATGATGCTTACCACACAGAAATTGCCTTTTGACTCTGTGGCTCAAGAAATCTCATTATCGCCAACCAAGAGTAATGGTGGAGATTTGGGATATTTCCGGCGCAACACATATCCCAAAGAAATTGATGATTTTGCCTTTAAGGCAAAAATTGGTGAGATAAGCCAACCAATCTATTCTGAAACTAAAGCTGGCTATGTAATACTAAAGATTGAGGATAAAAAACCGCAAAAAATTAGAACTTATAAAGAAGTGTCCGCAGAGATTGAAGGACGATTAAGAAGTCAAAAACTTGATGAAACCTATCGGAATTTTACCGAAAATCTTAAAAAAAACCATCAGATTATAATTGATGAACAAGCAATTAAAGACAACCGCGATACTTTTGCCTTAATTGACGATAAACCAATCTTAAAACAGGATATCGATGAACAGATTGCCAAAATTCCGCCGTTTTATCGGTCTGATTTTGAAACTCCTGAAGGCAAAAGACGAATGTTAGACCAATTAATATTAGAAAGAGCGCTTTTGACCTATTTTGAAAAACAGAAGTTTTGGTTGCGCAATAATGTCTTTGCGCCAGTGGAGGAGACTAAGCGAAGTATGCTGATAAGAGATGTGCGTAAACAAGAAGTTACCGATAAAATTATCGTCACAGACCAAGAACTAAAAGATGATTACAAAAAGACGATTAAAGATTATCAGGTTCCCAAACAAGTTCGCGCCCGAGAGATAACGGTTAAAGATGAAACTACAGCAATCAGACTGAGAAAACTCATCATTGATAATAAAGCAAGTTTTGATTCTATTGCCCGCAATTTCTCTATTGCACCGACAAAATGGAATGGTGGCGATATGGGATTTTTCTCCCAAGGCACCAAGCCGAAAGAAATTGAGAATGTCGCCTTCAAACTATCACCAGGACGCATCAGTCAACCAATAAAAATTAATGACACAACTTATACAATAATCAAGGTTGAAGAAGTTAAGTCGGCTTACACTCGACCATTCGAGGAAGTTAAACAAAAAATCGAACGAAAACTTCGGCAACAGAAAGAAGACTTTACATATAGAAATTTTATCGCCGAATTGCGAAAAAATTATACAATCGAAAGGTTTTTAGTTGAAGAACCTATAGAAAAAGAAGAAAAATAG
- the infC gene encoding translation initiation factor IF-3, which yields MPRANEKIRAHFVRVIGADKKMIGILPLQEALRLARAQGLDLVELSPNAEPPVCGIMDLGKYLYELKTKAKAVKKKQHTATVREMRFSMKINENDYQVKLKKIKEFLAERNRVRVLLPLRGREVLHKNLAMNVIQRLIDDLKDCATTEGAPKVSGEGRQIIQVMLIPK from the coding sequence ATACCAAGAGCCAATGAAAAAATCCGCGCCCATTTTGTTCGCGTAATTGGGGCTGACAAAAAGATGATAGGCATATTACCCCTACAGGAAGCTTTACGCCTGGCTCGAGCCCAAGGATTAGATTTAGTTGAACTATCACCTAATGCCGAACCGCCAGTTTGTGGGATAATGGATTTGGGAAAATACTTGTATGAATTAAAAACCAAAGCAAAAGCAGTCAAGAAAAAACAACATACGGCTACTGTCCGCGAAATGAGATTTTCAATGAAAATTAATGAAAATGATTATCAAGTCAAATTGAAAAAAATCAAAGAATTTCTTGCCGAACGAAACCGAGTACGGGTCTTACTACCTTTACGCGGTCGAGAAGTGCTACACAAGAATTTAGCAATGAATGTGATTCAACGGTTAATTGATGATTTGAAAGATTGTGCTACAACTGAAGGTGCGCCAAAAGTATCAGGTGAAGGACGACAAATTATTCAAGTAATGCTGATACCAAAATGA
- the galT gene encoding galactose-1-phosphate uridylyltransferase, with the protein MPELRKDPVVGRWIIIASERAARPSDYQPNREPIKENSICPFCPGNEDKTPPEIFAIRESGTSANAPGWRVRVIPNKFPALIIQNPLKRQGEGIYDRMAGVGAHEVIIETPEHSLSLDNFDDKAIADFIFAYKARVIDLANDKRFRYIMIFKNHGASAGASLSHPHSQLIAMPIIPKHVKEEIDGARQYFDFKERCIFCDIIKQELEDDKRVVRETNDFISFEPFAARFPFETWIISKRHFTSFFDLNDNEVYDLSIVLKDLVTRINKVLSSPDYNFFIHTAPLDSPCLEHYHFHIEFIPKLTKIAGFEVGSGFYINTTPPEDAARYLKECESKTNC; encoded by the coding sequence ATGCCCGAATTAAGAAAAGACCCGGTAGTTGGTCGATGGATTATAATTGCTTCAGAACGTGCTGCTCGGCCTTCGGATTATCAGCCTAATCGCGAGCCGATCAAAGAAAATAGCATATGTCCTTTCTGTCCGGGAAATGAAGATAAGACGCCACCAGAAATATTTGCCATACGAGAAAGTGGAACCTCAGCCAATGCCCCTGGCTGGAGAGTTAGAGTGATTCCTAATAAATTTCCCGCACTTATTATCCAGAACCCGTTAAAACGACAAGGCGAAGGAATCTATGACCGAATGGCAGGAGTTGGTGCTCATGAAGTAATCATTGAAACTCCAGAACATTCATTGAGTTTGGATAATTTTGATGATAAGGCAATTGCTGATTTTATCTTTGCATATAAAGCCCGAGTAATCGATTTAGCCAATGATAAACGATTTCGTTATATTATGATTTTCAAAAATCACGGTGCCTCAGCCGGGGCTTCTTTGAGCCATCCTCATTCTCAATTAATCGCGATGCCGATTATTCCGAAACATGTCAAAGAAGAAATCGATGGTGCACGTCAATATTTTGATTTTAAGGAACGGTGTATTTTTTGTGATATTATTAAACAAGAATTAGAAGATGACAAACGGGTTGTGAGAGAAACTAATGATTTTATCTCATTTGAACCTTTTGCGGCGCGATTTCCCTTTGAAACCTGGATTATTTCCAAACGCCATTTTACATCATTCTTTGATTTAAATGATAATGAAGTCTATGACTTGAGCATCGTTCTCAAAGACCTGGTAACGAGAATTAATAAAGTTTTATCTTCACCTGACTATAATTTCTTTATCCATACCGCACCATTGGATTCGCCTTGCCTGGAACATTATCATTTTCACATTGAATTTATTCCCAAACTTACTAAAATTGCTGGGTTTGAAGTTGGCAGTGGATTTTACATTAATACGACACCACCCGAAGATGCCGCGCGATACTTAAAAGAATGTGAATCTAAAACTAATTGTTAA
- a CDS encoding 6-bladed beta-propeller, with protein MRLMVLILLLTTSQGTTFLVPPFEHTMGFNRITKFHMEFYLGGEFKLSDPQGITGAKMDEENDPQTSSDDRILTLFAVNSGTAQIIYNVKLSKIKVYGGFGKGKGEFNSPTGIVCNSQGEVYIADTGNDRIVKLRYVKGALHFECIFAESISAPRGVALDVDGNLYVTDTENSQIVIFNKKGEVINRWISNLNHPTAISIIDKNEIYNYYKEDFVIVVDNENKRIQKFNRNGQLIASTNAYMIGLSNAEFNSCALDYNANIYVTDMLNNQIHKFDRSLNYITSIGQTGSGPLKFISPRGIFIWKRFGQVFITDADGGYYYWLGVDGSVLGCYPQVMTELHKGTTIALFLTELAQLKIDIYDNADNLVRTLIPEYFSQPGEVLIVWDGRNNNNQEVRPGEYDIRINIYPTYGLARRNFVKQLKTKVKKSA; from the coding sequence ATGCGACTAATGGTATTGATACTTCTGCTTACTACGAGTCAAGGCACAACATTTTTGGTTCCGCCTTTTGAGCACACGATGGGTTTTAATCGGATAACAAAATTTCATATGGAATTCTATTTGGGTGGTGAATTTAAACTTTCTGACCCGCAAGGGATTACAGGCGCCAAAATGGATGAAGAGAATGACCCGCAAACATCCAGTGATGACCGAATCTTAACCCTTTTCGCAGTCAATTCTGGCACTGCGCAAATTATCTATAATGTAAAATTGAGCAAAATCAAAGTTTATGGTGGATTTGGTAAGGGAAAAGGTGAGTTTAATTCACCTACCGGTATTGTTTGTAATTCCCAAGGTGAAGTTTATATAGCGGATACTGGTAACGACCGGATTGTGAAATTAAGATATGTTAAAGGCGCTTTACATTTTGAGTGTATCTTTGCGGAGTCAATCAGTGCACCAAGAGGAGTTGCTTTAGATGTTGACGGTAATCTATATGTTACGGATACAGAAAACTCACAAATCGTTATCTTTAATAAAAAGGGCGAAGTAATTAACAGATGGATTAGTAACTTAAACCATCCAACCGCAATATCAATTATTGACAAAAACGAAATTTACAATTATTATAAAGAGGACTTTGTAATTGTTGTTGATAACGAAAACAAAAGAATTCAGAAGTTTAACCGAAATGGACAATTAATAGCCAGTACGAATGCTTATATGATAGGATTATCGAATGCGGAATTTAATAGTTGTGCGCTTGATTATAATGCTAATATTTATGTTACAGATATGTTGAACAATCAGATTCACAAATTCGACCGGTCGTTGAATTATATTACTTCTATTGGACAAACTGGTTCTGGACCGTTAAAATTTATTTCACCCCGAGGTATCTTTATTTGGAAACGGTTTGGCCAAGTTTTTATTACTGATGCGGATGGTGGGTACTATTACTGGCTTGGCGTTGATGGCTCGGTGCTTGGTTGTTATCCTCAAGTTATGACTGAACTTCATAAAGGAACGACCATTGCTTTATTTTTGACCGAATTAGCACAACTTAAAATCGATATTTATGATAATGCAGATAACTTAGTGAGGACTCTAATTCCAGAATATTTTAGCCAACCTGGTGAAGTGTTGATTGTTTGGGATGGTAGAAATAATAATAATCAAGAAGTAAGACCGGGCGAATATGATATTAGGATAAACATCTATCCAACTTATGGTTTGGCAAGAAGAAATTTTGTGAAACAACTAAAAACCAAAGTTAAGAAGAGTGCTTAA
- the glgA gene encoding glycogen synthase GlgA translates to MIISFVASEVAPFSKTGGLADVIGALPKVLCQIQNNLQIIVFSPYYQMVRNYEMQKIGQVLSVNLGNENKQIHLYTKSDADKEANNQLKFIFIGCDDFFDRPFLYGDEKGDYPDNAQRFILFSKSVLVALHSLQIKPDIVHCHDWQSSLIPLLLKRTVHAQQFPSTKSVFTIHNLGYQGIFSAEVFTLLDVPDDVFSPQGIEYYGKVNFLKAGIVYSDFITTVSPTYGEEIQKPEKGFGLDGVLRERRDKLLGILNGIDYEVWDPRSDKMINPNFDITNLTRKTEIKQKLYTELNLKNPSAPLAGVITRLAQQKGIDLIISTIEPMINLGVNIIILGKGDKQYEKNLLELKTKFPDHLSVILAFDEQLAHRIYAGSDFFLIPSQYEPCGLTQMIALRYGAIPIAFKTGGLKDTIRDISENPENGNGFLFSEYNIKAFLDKINQALTLFRNKRKWYKIVRQGMQEDFSWTKSAKEYLNLYQKLIS, encoded by the coding sequence ATGATTATATCTTTTGTTGCTTCAGAAGTGGCGCCATTTTCTAAGACCGGCGGTTTGGCTGATGTCATTGGTGCTTTACCTAAGGTTCTTTGTCAAATTCAAAACAATCTTCAGATAATTGTCTTTTCGCCATATTATCAGATGGTTAGAAATTATGAGATGCAAAAAATTGGACAGGTTCTGTCGGTTAATCTTGGTAATGAAAATAAACAGATACATCTTTATACTAAATCTGATGCCGATAAAGAGGCAAACAATCAACTCAAATTTATTTTTATCGGCTGTGACGATTTTTTTGACCGGCCATTCCTTTATGGCGATGAAAAAGGAGATTATCCAGATAATGCACAGCGCTTTATTCTTTTTTCCAAATCGGTATTAGTTGCGCTTCATAGTTTACAAATAAAACCAGATATAGTTCACTGTCATGACTGGCAATCAAGTTTAATTCCTTTATTGCTTAAAAGAACAGTTCACGCTCAGCAGTTTCCATCAACAAAATCAGTTTTTACGATTCATAATCTTGGTTATCAAGGGATTTTCTCTGCCGAGGTTTTTACATTGTTGGATGTTCCTGATGATGTGTTTTCACCCCAAGGTATCGAATATTATGGCAAAGTTAATTTTCTCAAAGCAGGTATTGTATATTCTGACTTCATCACTACGGTTAGTCCGACATATGGAGAAGAAATTCAAAAACCGGAAAAAGGATTCGGTCTCGATGGTGTATTACGAGAACGTCGCGATAAATTGCTTGGTATTCTTAATGGTATTGATTACGAGGTCTGGGACCCGCGTTCGGATAAGATGATTAACCCTAATTTCGATATAACCAATCTGACGCGCAAGACGGAAATAAAGCAAAAATTATATACAGAACTAAACTTAAAAAATCCTTCTGCTCCGTTAGCTGGAGTCATTACTCGTTTGGCCCAACAGAAAGGAATTGATTTAATTATTTCCACAATTGAACCAATGATTAATCTTGGTGTCAATATTATAATCTTAGGTAAAGGTGATAAACAATACGAGAAAAACCTTTTAGAACTCAAAACCAAGTTTCCGGACCATTTAAGTGTCATTTTAGCATTTGATGAACAGTTGGCACATAGAATTTATGCTGGGTCTGATTTCTTCTTGATTCCGTCTCAATACGAGCCGTGCGGATTAACCCAAATGATTGCGCTACGATATGGTGCAATTCCGATTGCTTTCAAAACCGGTGGCTTAAAAGATACAATTAGAGATATTAGCGAAAATCCAGAAAATGGCAACGGTTTTTTGTTCAGTGAATATAATATCAAAGCATTCTTAGATAAAATCAATCAGGCACTGACTTTGTTTCGAAATAAAAGAAAATGGTATAAGATAGTTCGACAAGGAATGCAAGAGGATTTTTCCTGGACAAAATCGGCTAAAGAGTATTTAAATTTATATCAAAAATTAATTAGTTAA
- the thrS gene encoding threonine--tRNA ligase, whose product MIKAKIGNKILSLNTEKTVADILADPKALAAKVDGKIVDLSYKLEADCEVSPIYFDSPEGKEIFWHSSAHLLAHAVKLLYPDVKLAIGPAIEQGFYYDFDAQFTFTDEDLLKIEHKMRELVEKHLVIKHNFLSRQEAIEYFQEHKEPYKLEIISEITDEQISVYDQNGFRDLCLGPHLPNTRFIQAFKLLSVAGAYWKGDEHNPMLQRIYGISFPTQEELDVYLKKLEDAKLRDHRKLGPQLGYFLFSEELGPGLMLWQPKGGMLRRIIEEYWIDLHQKSGYQIIYTPHIARGHLWEKSGHFSYYKENMFTLMVEKEEYALKPMNCPGHILIYQSQVRSYRDLPIRYAELGTVYRNERSGVMHGALRVRGFTQDDAHIFCTPEQIEDEIYSTLQLALKIMGDFGFKDFHIDLSLRDPKHIEKYVGTDEQWRMAEQALIKALNKSGLGYTKKEGEATFYAPKIDIKLLDSLGREWQCPTIQFDFNLPSRFNIYFMGADGRHHTPFMIHRAILGALERFLGILIEHYAGALPVWLSPYQVSVLTITEKEIDYAQEVVRQLKEHNIRVISNYQNEKISYKIGEAEREKIPYILIIGKREVENNTVSLRKRHQGDLGSSNLENIIQQIKQDVQMKR is encoded by the coding sequence ATGATTAAAGCGAAAATTGGCAATAAAATATTATCCTTAAATACGGAAAAGACGGTTGCGGACATACTGGCGGATCCGAAAGCATTGGCCGCAAAAGTTGACGGTAAAATTGTTGATTTATCCTATAAACTTGAAGCGGATTGCGAAGTTAGTCCAATCTATTTTGATTCTCCCGAAGGTAAAGAAATTTTCTGGCATTCTTCTGCGCATCTTCTGGCTCATGCAGTTAAGTTGTTATATCCAGATGTAAAATTAGCGATAGGTCCGGCAATTGAACAGGGTTTCTATTATGATTTTGACGCCCAGTTTACTTTTACGGATGAAGATTTATTAAAGATTGAACATAAGATGCGTGAACTGGTTGAGAAGCATCTTGTTATAAAACACAACTTTCTCTCGCGACAAGAAGCGATAGAATATTTCCAAGAACATAAGGAACCTTATAAACTTGAAATCATCAGTGAGATTACCGATGAGCAGATTTCAGTTTATGACCAGAATGGTTTTCGAGATTTATGCTTAGGTCCTCATCTTCCGAATACAAGATTTATTCAAGCATTTAAGTTGTTATCAGTTGCTGGTGCTTATTGGAAAGGCGATGAACATAACCCAATGCTTCAACGGATTTATGGCATTTCGTTTCCTACTCAAGAAGAACTTGATGTCTATTTGAAAAAATTGGAAGATGCAAAACTACGAGACCATCGAAAATTAGGTCCTCAATTGGGTTATTTCTTATTTTCGGAGGAACTCGGTCCGGGTTTGATGTTATGGCAACCCAAAGGCGGTATGCTCCGCAGAATTATTGAAGAATATTGGATTGACTTACATCAGAAATCCGGTTATCAAATAATCTATACGCCACATATTGCTCGGGGACATCTTTGGGAGAAATCAGGACATTTTTCTTATTACAAGGAAAATATGTTTACGCTTATGGTGGAAAAAGAAGAATACGCCTTAAAACCAATGAACTGCCCAGGTCATATTTTGATTTATCAGTCCCAGGTTCGCAGTTATCGTGATTTACCGATTCGTTATGCTGAATTGGGGACAGTTTATCGCAATGAACGCTCGGGTGTAATGCATGGTGCTTTACGAGTAAGAGGTTTTACGCAAGATGATGCCCATATTTTTTGCACACCAGAACAGATTGAAGATGAGATTTATTCAACTCTACAACTCGCCTTAAAAATTATGGGAGATTTTGGATTTAAGGATTTTCATATTGATTTATCTTTACGTGACCCCAAGCATATTGAAAAATATGTTGGCACTGATGAACAATGGCGAATGGCAGAGCAGGCTTTGATAAAAGCCTTGAATAAATCTGGTCTTGGTTACACTAAAAAGGAAGGCGAAGCAACTTTCTATGCACCTAAAATTGATATAAAATTACTGGACAGTTTGGGTCGGGAATGGCAATGTCCCACCATCCAATTCGATTTTAATCTGCCATCGAGATTTAATATATATTTTATGGGCGCAGATGGTCGTCATCACACACCTTTTATGATTCATCGGGCAATTTTAGGTGCATTAGAACGCTTTTTAGGAATTTTAATTGAACATTATGCCGGTGCATTACCAGTATGGCTTAGTCCTTACCAAGTTTCTGTTCTGACCATTACGGAAAAAGAGATTGATTATGCTCAAGAAGTTGTTCGGCAACTGAAAGAACATAATATTAGAGTTATTAGTAATTATCAAAATGAAAAAATAAGTTATAAAATTGGTGAAGCGGAACGCGAAAAAATACCGTATATCCTAATTATCGGTAAACGGGAAGTTGAAAATAATACGGTCTCCTTAAGAAAAAGACATCAAGGCGATTTAGGTAGCAGTAATTTGGAGAATATTATTCAACAAATTAAACAAGATGTGCAAATGAAAAGATGA